TATTCCGCCGTTCTAGCAATATGCCTGGTGGTCCCGGTCAAGCGATGAATTTTGGCAAATCTAAAGCTAGATTCCAAATGCAGGCGCAAACTGGGGTTAAATTCGACGATGTGGCAGGAATTGAAGAAGCGAAAGAAGAATTGACTGAAGTTGTTACCTTCCTGAAACAACCAGAAAAATTCACTGCCGTTGGCGCTAGGATTCCCAAAGGGGTATTATTAGTAGGTCTTCCAGGAACTGGGAAGACTTTGCTAGCTAAAGCTATTGCTGGTGAAGCTGGTGTTCCCTTTTTCAGTATCTCTGGTAGTGAATTTGTGGAAATGTTTGTGGGTGTGGGTGCTTCTCGCGTCCGTGACTTGTTCAAAAAAGCGAAGGAAAATGCTCCCTGTTTGATCTTCATTGATGAAATTGACGCTGTGGGTCGTCAAAGAGGCGCAGGAATCGGCGGTGGAAACGACGAACGGGAACAAACCTTAAACCAACTATTAACTGAAATGGACGGGTTTGAAGGCAATACAGGCATCATTATCATTGCGGCTACCAACCGTCCTGATGTGCTAGATTCAGCCTTGTTGCGTCCAGGACGTTTCGATCGCCAAGTAACCGTCGATCCTCCCGATTTGAAAGGACGTTTGGAAATTCTGGAAGTCCACGCCAAGAACAAAAAGCTGGCTGATGAAGTATCATTAGAAGCGATCGCCAGACGCTCTCCTGGGTTTACTGGGGCAGATTTGGCTAATTTGCTGAATGAAGCGGCAATTATGACTGCTAGACGCAGAAAAGATGCCATCACCATGTTAGAAATTGACGACGCTGTAGATAGAGTCGTTGCTGGGATGGAAGGGACACCCCTAGTTGATGGCAAAAACAAGCGTTTGATCGCCTATCATGAAATCGGACACGCTTTGATCGGTACTGTCTTAAAGCATCACGATCCAGTCCAAAAAGTTACTTTGATTCCTCGCGGACAAGCTCAGGGTTTAACCTGGTTTATGCCATCAGAAGAGGAAATGTTAGTTTCTCGCGCCCAGTTACTAGATAGAATCAAAGGAGCTTTGGGTGGAAGAGCGATCGAAGAGGTAGTCTTTGGCGACGGAGAAGTAACGACAGGTGCTAGCAGTGACTTGCAAATGGTGACTAGTTTAGCCCGTCAAATGGTAACTCGTTTTGGGATGTCAACTCTCGGTCCTCTGTCTTTAGAAAGCCAAAGTGGAGAGGTTTTCTTAGGTAGAGATTGGACGAGTCGTTCTGAGTATTCTGAAGAAATTGCCTCTAAAATTGACGTTCAAGTCCGGGGTATTGTCCAGCAATGCTACGATGAAACCAAGCAAATTATCCGCAACAATCGGACTTTAATCGATCGCTTGGTCGATTTGTTGATTGAGAAAGAAAGTATGGACGGAGATGAATTCAGACAAATCGTCTCTGAATATACTGAGGTTCCTAAAAAAGAGCGGTTCGCACCTTCTTTGTAAATCTTTAAGTCATCTTTGATTACTTAAAACTGCTGAGTCCCAGAAAAAGCCTCCTTTCCCAGGGGGCTTTTTTTGATGATAGGGGTATAAATATAGTCTCAGATCATCGATAATTGGTAAACTGCAAAGCGACGGGATAATCTTCTTGCTTGAGTCGCTGAATTACCAGTTGCAGATCGTCTTTAGATTTAGCTGAAACCCTGACTGTATCTCCTTGGATTGAGGCTTGTAACTTCTTAAATTCGTCTCGAATTAACTTACTAATCTGCTTGGCAATTTCCGAACTAATTCCTTTGCGTAACTTAATTTCCTGACGCACGCGGTTCCCTCCCGCCGACTCTGACTTACCATAATCAAATATTTTCAAAGATAGATTCCGTTTAGCCGCTTTAGTAGTCAAAATGGTGTGAACTGCATCTAGAGTGAACTCGCTATCGGTATTAATATTAATAGCTTCCTCGCCCAACTCAACGGTAGTTTGAGTATCTTTGAGATCGTAGCGACTTTTGATTTCTCGAACGGTTTGATCTACCGCATTGACTAACTCTTGGCGATCAAAATCACTCACAATGTCGAAAGAATAAGTAGATGCCATAATTTAACTCTGGTAACTATTAAATATAAGAACGGAATGCCGCGTCGCTAGTTGATGAACTCCCAAACTATCTACAGATTACCCACAGAAGTTGTCCACCTAATTGCTGCTGGGGAGGTAATTGACTCTTTAGCCGCAGTAGTCAGAGAATTAGTTGAAAATGCCTTAGATGCTGGTGCAACTCGGATTAGCATTTCTTTATTTCCCGAACTTTGGAAGATTTCAGTGGCAGACAATGGTGCAGGCATGGAGTTAACCGATCTAGAGTTGGCTGCAACTGCTCATAGTACCAGCAAAATTCATACCTTACGAGACTTATCTCAAATTACTAGTTTAGGATTTCGAGGTGAGGCGCTACATAGTTTAGCCCAATTAGGTTCCCTAGAAATTCATTCTCGCGCGGCAGGTAGTTATGAAGGTTGGCGAGTCAGTTATAACTCTTTGGGAGAGGTGAGGGAAACAGAAATAGTGGCTCTAGCCCCTGGTACAATTGTCACTGTCTCAGATTTGTTCGCCAATTGGGCAAGTAGACGGGAAGCTTTACCCACAATTCCCCAGCAATTGAGGGCTTTACAGCTAACCATTTGGCAAATCGCCCTGTGTCACCCTCATATTACCTGGCAAGTCCAGCTAGATGGGCGTAATTGGCTAGCACTCAGTCGTGGTACTACAGCTAGTCAAATTTTACCCCAAATTTTACCCAAGGTACGTAGCAGCGATTTACAGCATTTGAGTCTCGAAGTCATTATCCCTGGCGATGAGGGTTTAAATTCCTCTTCAAGTTTACAATTAACTGCGGGATTACCAGATAGATGTCACCGCCATCGCCTCGATTGGGTGAAAGTAGGGATAAATGGCAGAATTGTCAAAGCACCGGAACTAGAACAAAGTATTATCGCTGGATTTGCCCGTACCTTACCACGCGATCGCTATCCTATCTGTTTTTTGCACCTGCAAATCTCCCCACATCAAATTGATTGGAATCGTCACCCAGCCAAAGCTGAAATCTACCTAAATCAAGTCAATTATTGGCAAGAAAAAGTCGTAGCAGCCATAGAACAAGTTCTCAAAATCAGCCCCACTCAATTTCCTGAAAGCTTACACGATCGAAGATTGGGTCAAATCCTCAAAGTTGCGGAAAATAAGGGAAATTATCAAGTAGATCCTCCTCCTCTTCCTGTAGAGTCTAACGATGAAGGATTAATCGAACTTAAAGCCGTCGCCCAAATCCACAACACCTACATCGTCGCCGAACAACCTACTGGTTTATGGCTCATTGAACAACATATCGCCCACGAACGGATACTTTACGAACAAATCTGCGACACTTGGGAACTCGTACCTATTGAACCAGCCCTAATTCTTCAAAACTTATCTTCCACCCAAGTCGAACAATTAGAACGCATCGGATTGGTTATAGAACCATTTGGCGAACAACTTTGGGCAATTCGGACAGTTCCTGCCATATTAAGAGAACGAAAAGATTGTGCGGAAGCTGTTATTGAACTAAGTTTAGGTGGAGACTTACAAACAGCGCAAGTTGCCGTTTCCTGTCGCAGCGCCATCCGTAATGGTACACCCCTCACTCTTGCAGAAATGCAGGATATTTTAGATGGCTGGAAGCGTACCCGTCATCCCCGCACCTGTCCTCATGGTCGTCCTATCTATCTATCATTAGAAGAAACTGCCTTATCCAAGTTTTTCCGCCGTCATTGGGTAATTGGCAAAAGTCATGGGATTTAGAGATTTACAGCAACCGTCGCGGGTTGATCCTAGTGGTCTGTCAATTTTGGATTTGTGGGTAAAGGCGCTTGAGACGGATGCGGGCATCAGTAGTGGTGAACTGCCAATCTACAGATCTTTGGGCACAATTGCGCTGAGTATACCAAGCAGTTGTGGCTCTCTCTAAAGTCTCAAGATCTGGAATCCGACAATCTAGGCATTGTCGAGTCAAAGCGGATAATTCATTTTCAGCAATATTGAGCCAACTACCATGCTTAGGGGTATGGTGAATTTCCAAGCGTTCCACCAACCTGCGTGCAGTTGTTGGCTCGAAGGCTTGATAGAGTGAGGCAATTTTATGAGTATTTAACTGGTCACACACTAAAATTACTTTGTCAGCCTCAGCATAATCGTCATTGAGTAATCGCTGAATTTGTTGTGCCCAGTCAATTGCGGTTCTGTGCTCGCTAACAAAAGTTTTGCGCCACCCAGATAACGGTTCGGTAAAGATAAAAATATTAGCCGTGCCATTACGTTCGTATTCGTAATCAATTGACTGTGGTTGTCCAGGTTTGGCTGGCAGGGGCATCCGAGTTTCTTTGACCAATTGAATGGGTGGTTCATCCATACAAATTACTGGACACTTAGGTTAATAGGGTAAGTGATAAATTTCCCACACATCTTCCATATGTGCGACAAATTCGGCATTTTGTCGGGGCGCAATCACATACATCTGTTTCAGATGAGGCTTCAGTTCGTTTTTTTTAGGACTTGGCGTACTGTTTCATGACTAATCGCTGGCACAATCTCTAATGAGACAGCACTATCTGCCAGCAACCGTAATGTCCATCGCGCATAACCTTCGGGTGGTTTGCCACAGCGCAGAGCAATTAGTTTCGCTTCAGCTTCTCCATCGCACACTTGTATTCTCGGTGCTGTCTGGACTGGCTTGCGCTCTAATGCCGCTTCTAAGCCTTGTTCTACTAAACGTTTTCTGAGATTAGCCACTGTATGGTGATGGCAACTAAATGCTGTGGCGGCTTCATGATCCGTCCATTTGTCGGCGTTGACATCAACTTTGAGTAGGATATTGGCGTGCTTAATTTTATAGGCTGCTGCTTTACCTGTTGAGACTAGTAATTTTAGGTTCTCCTGCTCTTCTGGCTCAAGACGGACGATATAGTTTTTGTTCACCTGAGTTGTTGGGTAATAAATTTGGTGCAGTCGATCACCTTTTTATTCTCTCACTCAACTCATAAAATTAAAACTGACAGACCACTAGCTTTATGGTGATTAAAGATTATAAGGGAAGTGAAGTTCTTAAATTTAAGATTTAAAACTAGATGTTAAATGACTGGCGATCGCCTAACTTTTGACAATCATCCTATCAGTAGGATTATATCCCTTTCAAAGACAAATTCGCTGTAGTCAGCTAAGTTATCTAATCCCACAAAGTTCAAAACAAGTTCAGTTACCAGCCACAATGATATTTTAACTAGGATTTTCTGCCATTGAATTTCTGGTGATTTCATTTTCTTTACCTCATAGTTGCAGAACTATAGATATTAACCCAAGTTGCTAGTGATAAATTGGATCTACTTTTGAGGGATTGGGGATTAGGGATTGGGGATTAGGGATACTCCGTTCATTACTCCTTACTCGTTACTCCCTCATCAACAAGTCAAAAAT
This genomic window from Merismopedia glauca CCAP 1448/3 contains:
- a CDS encoding YajQ family cyclic di-GMP-binding protein, translating into MASTYSFDIVSDFDRQELVNAVDQTVREIKSRYDLKDTQTTVELGEEAININTDSEFTLDAVHTILTTKAAKRNLSLKIFDYGKSESAGGNRVRQEIKLRKGISSEIAKQISKLIRDEFKKLQASIQGDTVRVSAKSKDDLQLVIQRLKQEDYPVALQFTNYR
- the mutL gene encoding DNA mismatch repair endonuclease MutL; protein product: MNSQTIYRLPTEVVHLIAAGEVIDSLAAVVRELVENALDAGATRISISLFPELWKISVADNGAGMELTDLELAATAHSTSKIHTLRDLSQITSLGFRGEALHSLAQLGSLEIHSRAAGSYEGWRVSYNSLGEVRETEIVALAPGTIVTVSDLFANWASRREALPTIPQQLRALQLTIWQIALCHPHITWQVQLDGRNWLALSRGTTASQILPQILPKVRSSDLQHLSLEVIIPGDEGLNSSSSLQLTAGLPDRCHRHRLDWVKVGINGRIVKAPELEQSIIAGFARTLPRDRYPICFLHLQISPHQIDWNRHPAKAEIYLNQVNYWQEKVVAAIEQVLKISPTQFPESLHDRRLGQILKVAENKGNYQVDPPPLPVESNDEGLIELKAVAQIHNTYIVAEQPTGLWLIEQHIAHERILYEQICDTWELVPIEPALILQNLSSTQVEQLERIGLVIEPFGEQLWAIRTVPAILRERKDCAEAVIELSLGGDLQTAQVAVSCRSAIRNGTPLTLAEMQDILDGWKRTRHPRTCPHGRPIYLSLEETALSKFFRRHWVIGKSHGI
- the ftsH2 gene encoding ATP-dependent zinc metalloprotease FtsH2; the encoded protein is MKFSWKILLLWTLPLLVIGFFFWQGAFSPVASSGTRNTASAPMSYGRFLQYLNSEPQRIVNVDFYEGGRTAIVEAKDPELDNRIQRLRVDLPVNAPELISRLKESNIAFDVHPIQNNGAIWGLLGNLIFPVLLIGGLFLLFRRSSNMPGGPGQAMNFGKSKARFQMQAQTGVKFDDVAGIEEAKEELTEVVTFLKQPEKFTAVGARIPKGVLLVGLPGTGKTLLAKAIAGEAGVPFFSISGSEFVEMFVGVGASRVRDLFKKAKENAPCLIFIDEIDAVGRQRGAGIGGGNDEREQTLNQLLTEMDGFEGNTGIIIIAATNRPDVLDSALLRPGRFDRQVTVDPPDLKGRLEILEVHAKNKKLADEVSLEAIARRSPGFTGADLANLLNEAAIMTARRRKDAITMLEIDDAVDRVVAGMEGTPLVDGKNKRLIAYHEIGHALIGTVLKHHDPVQKVTLIPRGQAQGLTWFMPSEEEMLVSRAQLLDRIKGALGGRAIEEVVFGDGEVTTGASSDLQMVTSLARQMVTRFGMSTLGPLSLESQSGEVFLGRDWTSRSEYSEEIASKIDVQVRGIVQQCYDETKQIIRNNRTLIDRLVDLLIEKESMDGDEFRQIVSEYTEVPKKERFAPSL